A region of the Methylobacterium nodulans ORS 2060 genome:
CGCACCTGGTCGGGCCGCTCGTCGAGGAGGCGGGCGAGGTCCGGCCAGCCCTCGTCCCCGAGCCCGTCGACGGCGACATAGGTGATGTGGGCGAGGAAGCCCTCCATGGTCGCCGGGTCGAGGTCGGCTGCCGGCACGTGCCGCCTGAGCGCCGCCTGCGCCATCTCCCGGTACTCCGAATCGGGGTGGTGGCTGCGCGCCGCCGCGATGATGCGGCTCGTCTCCGGGATCTGCCGGTCGCGGAAGCGGTAGTAGAGCGCCGGCAGGAGCTTGCGCATGGTCAGGTCGCCGGTCGCGCCGAACACGACGCCGTCGAAGGACGCGACGGGAATGATCTTGGGCATGCGGCCTGACATCTCCACGTTCCGATCGGGCGCCATGCAAGCGCACCGCCAACGCAGGGGGCGCCGCCCCCTGCAACCCCCGCCGAAGGGCCTGAAGCCCCTTCGGAATCCCCTCAATCCTTCATGTAGGCCGCGAAGGCGTCCTTGTGGTCCGGGTGCCAGCGCGACAGGGCGGGACGGTTGCGGATGATGTCCTCGACCGCCCAGCGCATGCGCTTCTCGTCCTGCGCCCGGGTCGTCTCGTTGTCGGGGCACAGGATGTAGAAGTCGCCTGCGGCGATTCCCTCGGCCATCTTCGCCACCGTCTGGTCGGGAGTCCAGGCGCCCGCCGGCTTCTCGGTCACGCCGCGGGCACGCGTCAGCCCCGTATAGACGAAGCCCGGGATCAGAAGATGGGCGGTGACGGGCACGCCGCGCTCCCGCAGCTCGTGGGCGAGCGCCTCGGTCACGACCTTCACGCCCGCCTTGCTGACATTGTAGGGCGTGTTGCCCGGCGGCGTGGTGATGCCCTGCTTGGAGCCCGTCACCACGATGGCGGCCGGCGCGCCGGCCTCGATCAGGCCCGGCACGAAGACCTGCAGCGTGTTGATGACGCCCCAGAGATTCGTGTCGAGGATGCGGTGCCAGGTGGCGTCGTCGGAGAAGAAGCGCCCGCCCGCCTCGATCCCCGCATTCGCCATCACGAACGACACCGGGCCGAGGGCGGCGGCGGCCGCGCGCAGTGACTCCACGGCCTCCCGGCGCGCCACGTCCGTCGGCACCGCCCGCACCCCGGCGCCCGCGGCGGCCACCTCCCGGGCCGCGGCGTCGAGCGCCTCGCCCGGAAGGTCGGCCAGCACCACGCTCATGCGGCGGCCGGCGCAGTAGCGGGCGGCGGCAAGGCCGATGCCGCTCGCGGATCCGGTGATGACGGCGACCCGGCCCGGCGCCAGGGCGGGATGATCGGTCATGCGTTCACCTCCTGCCTGAGAATGTGGCTTCGCCCGCGAGGTAGGGCGGCCGGATCGGCCGGACAAAGGGCGGCTGCTCCGGCGCCCATGCCCGCCAGGGTGGCATGGTTCTTGGAGATACCGGGGGCGGCCGGTCCTTCGCGCGCTGCAGGCGCACCGGGCATCCGAACCCGAGGTCCGCCGGGGAGACGACCATGCTGCGGGTAACGACCATGCAGGTCGGGCCGGACAGGCCCACTGCGACCGAGACCATGCTGGCCGATCTGCGGCTCGCGGCCGAGCGCGAGCTCGTGCCCCTCGTCCGGCGCATCGACGAGGAGGGGCTTTATCCCGAGGCGGCCCTGCGTGCCTTCGGGGCAGCCGGTGCCTACGCGGCGCATCTCCCGGCCGGCGGGCCGCACGGGGCCGCGGATCTGGGCGGCGCCATCCAGGCCGCCGCGGAGGCGGCCGAGCATTGCCTCTCCACCGCCTTCTGCATGGGATGCCAAGCGACGCTGGCCTGGATCATCGCCTGCTCGGACAACGCCACGCTCCGCGCCGGGCTCGGGCCGCAGGTGGCCTCCGGCGCCGTGCTCGGCGGTGCGGGCCTCGCGAACCCGATGAAGACCTATATGGGCCTGGAGCGCATCCGGCTCGAGGGCCTGCGCACGGCCGGCGGCTACCGGGTCAGCGGAACCCTGCCCTGGGTGGCCAATCTCGGGCCCGATCACGTCTTCGCCGCCGCTTTCGGCCGGCCGGAGGGGCGCTACGCCATGGCGGTCATGCGTTGCGGGGCCGAGGGCCTGCGGCTGACCGGGCCCGGCCGCTTCCTCGCGCTCGACGGCACGCGCAGCTTCGGCGTCGAATTCCGCGACGTCTTCGTTCCCGACGAGGATCTCCTGGCCGATCCGATCGAGGGCTATTTCAAGCGCATCCGCGCGGGCATCGTGCTGTTGCAGACCGGCATGGCGATCGGCCTCGTGCGCGCCTGCCTGCGCGTGATGCGCGAGGTCGCCCGCCCGCTCGCCGCCGCGAACCGTCACCTCGACGTGCAGCCCCGCGACGTCTCCGATCGGCTCGACGCGCTGGAGGAGGAGGTCGATCTGCTCGGCGCCGCGCCGTTCGAGACCGATCCGGCCCATTGGCGTCGCGTCCTCGAAGCGCGGCTCACCGCGAGCGAGCTTGCCCTCTGCGCCGCCCAGAACGCCCTGCTGCACAGCGGCGGCCAGGGCTTCGTGGCCGGCGCCGAGGCCCAGCGCCGCCTGCGCGAGGCCGCCTTCGTCGCCCTCCTCACCCCGGCCATCAAGCACCTCAAGCGGATGCTGGCCGAATTGCAGCATTGATCCGACGCATGGCAGTCCATGCCGGATCCGGTCGGCGCCGTCCGTGCGCGGTGCGCCCGACCCCCGTCCGACGCCCGGGCCATCGCGGCCGCACGGCGCCCGACCTCCTGTCCGCAAGGGAGACTCCGATGAAGCGTCAAGACCTCACCGAAAAACTGCTCGACATCAAGCGCGAGAAGGGCTGGACCTGGAAGTACATCCAGGAGCAGATCGGCGGCCTGTCGCCGATCCTCATCACTGCCGCCTGCCTCGGCCAGATGAAGCTGCCGAAGGCCCAGGCCCGGAAGGCCGCCGCCCTGTTCGGCCTGTCGGAGGCGGAGGAGCGGCTCCTCAACGAGGTGCCCTATCGCGGCTCGATCCCATCGATGCCGCCGACCGATCCGCTGATCTACCGCTTCTACGAGCTCGTCATGGTCTACGGCACCACCTGGAAGGAGCTGATCCAGGAGGAGTTCGGCGACGGCATCATGTCGGCGATCGACTTCAACATGGAGATGGAGCGCGAGCCCAACAACAAGGGCGACCGGGTGAAGCTGTCGATGTCGGGCAAGTTCCTGCCCTACAAGTACTACGGCAATGAGGAGGGCGTGCCGGATTACGGCTTCAAGGAAGCCTGAGACTCTCCGGGCCGGCCTCCCCGACGAGGGGAAGCCCGTCATGGACCACGCAGGCGAAGGTCAGGACGTCGACCGCCGCCGCCCCGCCGCGCAGGAGCGCCCGGGCGGCGGCGTTCGCGGTGGCGCCCGTGGTCATCACGTCATCGACGAGGAGGACGCGCCGGCCCTGGAGCCGGGGCTTCGCCGCGGGCGGCACCCGGAAGGCGCCCTGCAGGTTCTCGGCCCGCCCGGCGCGGGTGAGGCCGACCTGCGGGCGTGTGCGCTTCACGCGCGCGAGAAGGCCCGGCTCGACCGGCACCCCGCTTTCCCGCGCCGCATGGCGGGCGAGCAGCGCCGCCTGGTTGAAGCGGCGCCACCACAGGCGCCAGCGCCAGAGCGGCACCGGCACGACCACGTCGGCCTCCTTGAGGAGGCCGCTTCCCGCCCGCGCCATCATCCCGCCCAGCGCGGCGGCGAGGTCCAGCCGGTCCTCGTATTTGAGGCGATGCACGAGGCGCCGCGCCGCGTCGTCGTAGCGCACGGCCGCCCGCGCCCGGGCGAAGACCGGCGGATCGGCCATTGCTGCGGGCGAGAGCAGCCCCGGCACGCCGAGATCGACCGCGAAGGGGGTGCCGAGCCGCTCGCAATAGGGCGGCTCGATGAAGCGCATCCCGCGCCAGCAGGCCGGGCAGAGGGCATGCGGCGTGCCCGTTGCCGCCCCGCAGGCAATGCAGCTCGGCGGGTAGATCAGCCCGACAAGGGCCTCGAGAGCCGACAGGACGGGGCGGTGGAAGGACGGCATGGCCTCTGGCGCTCCGGGCGGCCTCCCGCCGCGACCGCCATCCTTCCCCAGCGGCACCCCGGCCGGCAAGGGTGCGCCGCACACGGAAGAAGCAAGGACCGGAGGCGCCCGAGCGCTTCCATCGGCGCCCCACAGCCTCTAAGCCCGCCGGCGGCCGCTTCCGGCGCAGACGCGCCATCGTCGCGGGCGGTCAGGAACGGGAGAGGCAGGGCGATGAGCTTTCTCAGGCGCCAGATGATGATCGCGCGGCAGCGGATCCCCGCGCCCATCCGGCCTGCCTTCAAGATCCTGAAGATGCTGGCGGTCAGGGGCGCGACCTCGCCGCAGATCCCCGCCCATCTGCTGGCGGATTGCCGGCTCCTCCCCTCGCGCAAGGATCTCGCCCGCTCGCTCGGGGGCGGCCGCATCGCGGAGATCGGGACCCAGCACGGCACCTTCGCCCGCTTCCTCCTGGACGAGGTCCGGCCGGAGCGCCTCCACGTCGTCGATCTCGACTTCAGTCACACGGACCGGTCGGTCCTGGAGGACGGCCGGGTGTGCGTGCACACCGGGTTCTCGGCGGAGATCCTGTCCTCCTTCGAGGACGACACCTTCGACTGGATCTACATCGACGCCGACCATTCCTACGAGGGCGTGCGGGCCGACGCCGAGGCGGCCCGCACCAAGGTCAAGGTCGGCGGCCACCTCGTCTTCAACGACTTCGCCCATGCCGACCCGTTCCTCGGCGTCTACGGGGTGCATCGGGCCGCGACCGAGTTCCTGGTCCGGCACCAATGGCCGGTCCGGTTCATGTCCTACGATCCCAACGCCCTCTACGACATCGCGATTCAGCGTCCGGCCTGAGGGCCGGGCCCTGGCGTGCCGTCTCTCGGCGCGCCATTTATGGGCGGCATGTCGACACCGCCGCCTCTCTTCGACGCCACCCTGATCCGCAAGCGCCTCGCCCGCGCGAAAGCGGCCGGATTCGCAGACTTCCTGGTCGCCCGCGCCTGCGAGGATCTGGGCGAGCGGCTCGGCACGGTGCTGCGCACCTTCGAGCAGGCGCTCGATTGCGGCACGCCGACGCCGCAGGCCGCCGCGTGGCTGCGGGAGAGCGGCCGCGCGGGCGACCTCGTCCGCCTTGCGCCGCTGCCCGAGCCGGCGCAGCCCGGCATCGCGCTCGCCGTGGGCGATGCCGAAGCGCTGCCCTTCGGCGAGGGCCGCTTCGACCTCGCCCTCTCGCTGCTCGCGCTCCAGCACGCCAACGACCTGCCGGGCGCCCTGATCCAGATCCGCCGGGCGCTCAAGCCCGACGGGCTGTTCGTCGGCTGCCTGATGGGCGGGCGCTCCCTCGCCGAGTTGCGGCAGGTGCTGGCGGAGGCCGAGAGCGAGATGGAGGGCGGGGTCAGCCCCCGCGTGGCGCCCTTCGCGGAGGTGCGCGACCTCGGCGGCCTGCTCCAGCGCGCGGGCTTCGCCCTGCCGGTGACGGATGTCGAGACGGTGCCGGTGCGCTACGCCACGCCCTTCGGGCTGATGCGCGACCTGCGGGCGATGGGCCTCACCAACGCCCTGCGGGAGCGCCGCGGCAGCTTGCG
Encoded here:
- a CDS encoding SDR family NAD(P)-dependent oxidoreductase, with the protein product MTDHPALAPGRVAVITGSASGIGLAAARYCAGRRMSVVLADLPGEALDAAAREVAAAGAGVRAVPTDVARREAVESLRAAAAALGPVSFVMANAGIEAGGRFFSDDATWHRILDTNLWGVINTLQVFVPGLIEAGAPAAIVVTGSKQGITTPPGNTPYNVSKAGVKVVTEALAHELRERGVPVTAHLLIPGFVYTGLTRARGVTEKPAGAWTPDQTVAKMAEGIAAGDFYILCPDNETTRAQDEKRMRWAVEDIIRNRPALSRWHPDHKDAFAAYMKD
- a CDS encoding acyl-CoA dehydrogenase family protein — protein: MLRVTTMQVGPDRPTATETMLADLRLAAERELVPLVRRIDEEGLYPEAALRAFGAAGAYAAHLPAGGPHGAADLGGAIQAAAEAAEHCLSTAFCMGCQATLAWIIACSDNATLRAGLGPQVASGAVLGGAGLANPMKTYMGLERIRLEGLRTAGGYRVSGTLPWVANLGPDHVFAAAFGRPEGRYAMAVMRCGAEGLRLTGPGRFLALDGTRSFGVEFRDVFVPDEDLLADPIEGYFKRIRAGIVLLQTGMAIGLVRACLRVMREVARPLAAANRHLDVQPRDVSDRLDALEEEVDLLGAAPFETDPAHWRRVLEARLTASELALCAAQNALLHSGGQGFVAGAEAQRRLREAAFVALLTPAIKHLKRMLAELQH
- the cynS gene encoding cyanase, whose protein sequence is MKRQDLTEKLLDIKREKGWTWKYIQEQIGGLSPILITAACLGQMKLPKAQARKAAALFGLSEAEERLLNEVPYRGSIPSMPPTDPLIYRFYELVMVYGTTWKELIQEEFGDGIMSAIDFNMEMEREPNNKGDRVKLSMSGKFLPYKYYGNEEGVPDYGFKEA
- a CDS encoding ComF family protein, with the protein product MPSFHRPVLSALEALVGLIYPPSCIACGAATGTPHALCPACWRGMRFIEPPYCERLGTPFAVDLGVPGLLSPAAMADPPVFARARAAVRYDDAARRLVHRLKYEDRLDLAAALGGMMARAGSGLLKEADVVVPVPLWRWRLWWRRFNQAALLARHAARESGVPVEPGLLARVKRTRPQVGLTRAGRAENLQGAFRVPPAAKPRLQGRRVLLVDDVMTTGATANAAARALLRGGAAAVDVLTFACVVHDGLPLVGEAGPESLRLP
- a CDS encoding class I SAM-dependent methyltransferase, with amino-acid sequence MSFLRRQMMIARQRIPAPIRPAFKILKMLAVRGATSPQIPAHLLADCRLLPSRKDLARSLGGGRIAEIGTQHGTFARFLLDEVRPERLHVVDLDFSHTDRSVLEDGRVCVHTGFSAEILSSFEDDTFDWIYIDADHSYEGVRADAEAARTKVKVGGHLVFNDFAHADPFLGVYGVHRAATEFLVRHQWPVRFMSYDPNALYDIAIQRPA
- a CDS encoding methyltransferase domain-containing protein; translated protein: MSTPPPLFDATLIRKRLARAKAAGFADFLVARACEDLGERLGTVLRTFEQALDCGTPTPQAAAWLRESGRAGDLVRLAPLPEPAQPGIALAVGDAEALPFGEGRFDLALSLLALQHANDLPGALIQIRRALKPDGLFVGCLMGGRSLAELRQVLAEAESEMEGGVSPRVAPFAEVRDLGGLLQRAGFALPVTDVETVPVRYATPFGLMRDLRAMGLTNALRERRGSLRRATLMRAAALYAERFADADGRVRATFELIWLSGWVPHESQQKPLRPGSAKMRLADALGTTEHRS